DNA from Brassica napus cultivar Da-Ae chromosome C4, Da-Ae, whole genome shotgun sequence:
AGTCAAAGACAAACGGTACAAAAACTGACCGGAAACGGTTTAACACGATTCCATACGAAATCTATTGGTTTAAATCTGTAAACCTATAAGCTTAAATAGAGACGGCGGCGATACACGAATATCGATAATAGATCTATATAGATGACGATGCACGAATTCTAATATTAGATCTATAATCGGAAACTGGAGTCGAAAACTGTTTAATACGATTTCCAACGAAATCTATTGGTTTAAATCTGTAAACCTATAAGCTAAAATAGAGATGGCGATACACAAATTCCGATATTACATCTATAGAGACGGCGATAAACGAATTCCGATACACGAGTTTACCTGCATTCCCGAAAACTATGTCATGTAGATTAAGTGCATGGAGATTTACTAGATCGGCGTTCATTGCTTGCGAGTGGGAGATCGGcgtttttggaatttttttaaaagtgagaTAGATCTGTAATTTAGAGTGaagaattcaaaattaaaacaacTTTTTAATTGGGCCCATTAAGTTTAAGAAAACTTAATGGGCTTACGTTTTCAGTTATTAAAGAATTTTCAGTACACAATATCATTTACGGTAATCCTTCTCTCTTcaattaagaaatatttttgtcCTACCCAATAAAAACTCAACGGTTTGAAAAAGGTAATTCTGATGGCTTAAATCGAAATCGTCGATGATAAATTTATGATAATCAAATGAATTTACCGTGTGATGTTCTGCATGTTAGGATTTCGTTATTCTTTGTGGTTTAATTAGTAACCAAagttgatttaaataaaatgtattgGTTTTGATGTTGGCTGGCTTCGGTTTAGGTAGTAAGACCTCTCTgctaaaattaattaacttaTACAGTCATTTACTAAACTAAACAGTAACTGGACCCGGTGGACAGATGGTCCCATAAAAACTGATAGAGGGTGAAACAATTGATCCGGATCGATCCACGTGGTTATAtcctaagagcatcattaacgcAAAGCCACTTCAGACAATGCAAAACATGTCTACTCCAAAATCGCCTTCTTGTTCTTGACTCCTGGTACTTTACCGTTTGAGAAGCTCTGGGATGAGTTCTTCACGGTAACAAACACACCTCAACGACGAGAGTGTCCAAGCTTCGTTGCATTTATATTCACTAATATGTTGTGGTTTAATCTGAAAGGGTCATGAAGGGAAGTTTTCTATTTACATCCACCGTCAAAGGAACGGCTAGTTCATATCAGTAGTCACTTTTCAGATCGAGAGATCCATAGTGATGAGGTCACTTGGGGTAGGATCTCAATGGTTGATGCCGAGAAGAGGTTACTGGTTAGTGCTCTTGACGATCCTGACAACCAACACTTTGTTCTTCTTCCAGAGAGGTGATGATTTCAATCTTGCTTCTCCTGTACAAATCAAGATCACTTGAACTTTATTTCTCTATATGCAGTTGTATACCGTTGCATACTTTTGACTACACCTATAGATATTTGCTTTACTCCACCGTCAGCTTCATTGAGAGGTCGATTAGCTAAATAACCTGCTCAGTTCTTTTAGCTAAATAGCCTGACTGTCCATGTAAATTGATTACAGGTAGGAAGGGAGTTCAAGGAGCACGAGTTCTTGTATTATTGTCTGAATAGAACTTTTGTATTCTTGTGTATTATCAGTCATGGACTTGTGTAAAGTCATGCAAGTGTCATGTTTCAATTCAAAGTCTATAGAACTCTTGTATTCTTGTGTCCATCGACTTGTGttaaagtttaataatttttttaagaacccctaAATAAGAGACTACCCACTGAAGCACAAAATCATGGTGTTTCTTAACTAAAGTTCTTAATTACATGATGCTCTAATGGCTCCGAAAAGCTCAATCCAATAAACCAGAACTTTGATGTTTTTGATAGTGTTTACAAATGGAGATACCCTGTCTCACAGAAATGGTTTATGGATAGGTGACCTTAATGAGACATGCTTTGTTGGAAATGTTGACGAAGCATCACGTCAACTGGTTAAGTGCACATATGGGTGCCTGGAGAAAGCCATTGCAATTGGTAGGTGTTCTTAGCTTTGATGTTTTGACTATAATCTATATCAAATATATGCTGATAATTTATGTGCTTTTTCAGTTAAACCTGGAATTAGATTCCGTGAAATTGGAGAGATAGTCAACCGTCATGCTACTATGTCTGGGTTATCAGTGGTAAAGTCTagctctctctttttttgtgtgtatgATAGGACCTGTTCGTAGAACTTTTATCTACTGTCTAGATAACAACACTTACTTGTGATGGTCTTTACAGGTACGATCGTATTGTGGTCATGGAATTGGGGATCTCTTCCATTGCGCCCCAAACATTCCACACTATGCAAGTATCCTTCGTGTTTTGGTTGAAGATCCAAAGAACGTTAGATTTTAGTACCTGAAATGTAAGTTTATTAGAGTGTAAATGTCCTTAACCCCCAAAACCAGGAAACAAAGCAGTTGGAGTGATGAAAGCAGGTCAGACTTTCACAATCGAGCCAATGATCAACGCAGGtgagttttgtttttcatattCGCTAGATGTTTATAAGTACTACTTAGTACCTAGTGAGTTCTCTAGTTAAAGCGCAAGGGCATTTGTCATGATAGGGTTGTGGCGGGATCGAACATGGCCTGATGGATGGACCGCAGTTACTGCAGATGGAAAACGCAGTGCTCAGTTTGAGCATACCCTCCTGGTAAAAGCTTGTAAAACccttaaaagaaaaagacaggTTTGTTATTTGATCAAATGCTAATCATATGCAACTTTTTGCAGGTAACGGAGACGGGTGTTGAGGTTCTAACGGCGAGGCTTCCTTCATCACCAGACGTTTTCCCTTGGCTTAAGAAGTGATTTTAAGTGTATGGTTTGGTTCATAAACTTTGGGATAATAGCGTGTCATCTTTTTGCCCATTGAAGACCATTTGTTGTTGTTACATTtgctttgttttttgtttatgtaaCTTTATGCAGAAACAAACTGCGCCAGTGTTTTGATTGAAATGTAAGGAACCTACCTATATTTATACAATGGAAAGacagtttttaaattttatgtcttAAGGAAAATTTTAGTTTGAGAAATGACATGATATTAAGGTTATTTTCTGTTTCCATATTCATTGGTTGGGTTTTCTTGGTTTGGATAATAAATGATCTATATGTTTTaaagttcaaaaataatattttcattaggTAATAATAGTAAATTGTGAACttcaaaaatttattgaattttgaTTAACTAGAAGTTCTGAGAAATGATTAatcacaaaataatttatttataactaaagtTTAGTTCAAagcatacatttttttttgaaacggaGAGTAATTGTTTTGCTTATGAGTTCTGAAcaattacataatttatatcATAACAACAATAAAAGTTGGGAAGCTTTAATCAGTTGTTCAGATTCTTCTTGACATTCAAGGGAATACAAGTAACCTTCCTCACTGTTCCTTGTGgaattcaaaaacatatttttagttCAAACTCGAAaccacatattaaaaaaaatattaaacttaatGAATCA
Protein-coding regions in this window:
- the LOC125585052 gene encoding methionine aminopeptidase 1A-like, which codes for MRSLGVGSQWLMPRRGYWLVLLTILTTNTLFFFQRGDLNETCFVGNVDEASRQLVKCTYGCLEKAIAIVKPGIRFREIGEIVNRHATMSGLSVVRSYCGHGIGDLFHCAPNIPHYARNKAVGVMKAGQTFTIEPMINAGLWRDRTWPDGWTAVTADGKRSAQFEHTLLVTETGVEVLTARLPSSPDVFPWLKK